The genomic interval GAAAAAGTAAAAGAATTAAGCGGAGCAGTTATAAAAGAAACCGTTGTAAAGGAAGAAAAATCGATTGTAATTACTGTCACAGGCAAAGTAATTTCCAAAGATGACGGGATCAGTCTGCCCGGTGTAAATGTGATCGTAAAAGGAACAACGACAGGAACGTCAACTGATACGGATGGAAAATACAGCATCGTTGTTCCATCTTCTGAAAGCATCCTTGTGTTTTCTTTTTTAGGTTTTATCACGCAGGAAGTGCCGGTTTCGGATAAAAGTATTTGGGATATTGGCCTTATTACGGACACAAAACAATTGAATGAGGTAGTAGTAACGGCTTTGGGATTTAAGGAGATTGCAGACCGGATGGCTTCTACCACTTCAAAAGTTACTGGTGAAAGTATCAGCAAGTCGGGTGAGGCAAATATTATCAGCAGTCTTGCCGGGAAAGCTTCGGGTGTGCAGATATCCAGCCAGGGAAGTGATCCGGGTGCAGGTGCATTTATACAAATACGCGGGCAAAGTACGATCACCGGAAATACACAGCCTTTGATCGTGATTGACGGAATTCCTATCAGCAACTCCACTGTCGGTACAGGCGAAGGCGGAGTAGTTCAGCAATCGCGTCTGAATGATATTAATCCAAATGACATCGCTTCTGTCCAGATTTTGAAAGGAGCATCGGCAGCTGCACTTTGGGGTTCAAGGGCTGCCAATGGTGTTATGATCATTACAACCAAGCAGGGAAAGGAAAGTAACAAGATCAATATCTCGTATTCTTCGTCATTATCCATTGATAAAGTGAATGCTTTTCATCCGTTTCAAAACACATATGGACAAGGTTCGGGCGGGAAATACAGCCCGACTCATGCCAATTCCTGGGGAGACAGAATTGCAGACCGTACCGGTGGTGCTGACGAGGTCAATACAACCGGCCAGTTTTTCGAGGCGCAGGATGGCACAAAATATTATCCGGTCATTAAGAAAAATTCCAAAGAGACTTTCACTGACCAGAATTACAACAAAGTATTTGGCAAAGGCTATTTCTGGGATAACAGTATAAACCTGAGCGGTGGGAACAACAAATCGACCTATTTTTTCAGTATGGGAAATTTGAAACAGCAAGGAGTACTAAAAGGAAACAGTGAATACAGAAGGACAACGCTCAAACTCAATGTAAGCAGGACATTCAACGATTATATCAAAATCACAAACAACGCAGGATTTACCAACAGCGCTTCCAACCGGATCCAGAGAGGTAATAATACAGCAGGTGCCATGCTCGGGCTTTTGCGCAATCCCCCGGATTTCGACATCAGCGATTATAAAGGAAATTATTACGGCAGTGCTACGGCATCACCCATTTTGGATCGCCAGCGTTCGTACCGGTTATATTTGGGCAGTGGCGTAAACCCGGTTTTCAGTAACCCGCTTTGGGCATTATATGAACAAACCAACACAAGTAAAGTAAACAGGTTTATCAATAGTTTTGAGATGACGATCAAACCGATGGTAGATTGGTTTGACCTGACAACCAGGGTTGGTATTGACCACTACACAGATCAGCGTTTGAGTTATTTCCCGGTTAACGATACGCCAGGAAATGGAAACGGCTCATTTACAGAAAGTCTGATCACTGAAAACGAACTGAACCTGGACATTATAGGACGGGCAACGCACAAGTTCAACGACGATTTTTCGGGAACATTAATCGGTGGATTTAATATCAACGACCGGCAGTATTTCAATATCGGAGGTTCTTTAACCAACTTTTTGATCGCGGATGCGCCAGTTTCATTTACAAATTCTACGGCAGCCAACCGCACACCAACCAACGACCGCAGTCATATCAGAGTAGCACGTGTTTATTCGACTGCAAACCTGGCCGCCTACGAATCGGTTTTTCTGAATGCTTCCATAGCCGGAGAATCTGCGTCCTCATTTGGTGCACTTTCGGACAAAACGTTTTTTTACCCATCGGCTGATCTGGCCTGGCAGTTTTCAAAAATCAGCGGTTTACAAAACTGGGATTTCCTGTCTTTTGGTAAGTTAAGAGGTTCCTATGGCGTAGTGGGTGTACAGCCGCTACCCTACCGTTCCAATACAACTTATGAAGCAACTACATTATCCAACTCGCCATGGGGAGATAATCTGACTGGTGCTAATTATGGTAATGGTGCCTTTTTGATGAACACCGAACTTGGAGATCCGAGACTAAAACCTGAAAGAAAATCGGAATATGAAATCGGGGCAGATATGCGGTTTTTTAACAATAAACTGAACGTCAACTTCACCTATTATCATAATAAAATTTCAGACATGCTTATTCCGGTAACACTTGCTCCTTCTGTGGGTTATGCAAGTACTTATACTAATGCGGCAACCATGGAAAATAAAGGGCTGGAATTTGACCTCAATTATTCAATCATTAAAAAAGGTGACTGGAATGTATCTGTGAACGCCAATTTTAACAAGAATAAAAACACTGTAACCAATCTGGCCGGAACGGAATCTTTATATCTGACGGGCCGTGAAGACCGTGCTGATATGCGTGCCGTGGAAGGGCAACAGGCCGGCGTTTTCTGGGGAGGAAAATTCGAGAGAACCAGCACGGGAAGCCTTTCACTGGATGAAAATATGTTTCCAATGGCATCTACAACTTTGGGTGTAATCGGTGATCCTAATCCGGACTGGCGCGGAGGTTTTGGTACATCGGTCGGTTACAAAGGCTTTACGCTTGACCTGCTGTTTGAAACTTTTCAGGGAGGAGATTTTGCCTCTTTAACCAAAGGTGTTATGTACACATTCGGAACCCATGCGGACGTAGGCAAAGATGTAACGCTTACCCAGGACTTGGTGAACTATGCGGGAAAAACTTTTACCGCAGGATCAACTGTTCGTGGCAATATCCATGACTTTGGTGGTGGTCCTGTTTTACTGGACGAAGCCTATTATACAACACTGGGAAGCGGATTGGGCTCAGTCGCAGAGCAATTTATTGAAGATGGCAGCTGGACCCGCTTACGGCAGGCTACACTTGGCTACACATTACGGTCGGAATCTTTCAGAAAAAAGACAGGTCTGCAATCGCTGGAATTCTCAATGACCGGACGAAATCTTTTCCTGTGGACCAAACTGGTTGGCATAGATCCCGACACCAATTTTACGGGTAATTATTACGGAAGAGGTTATGATTATTTCAACAATCCTGGTAACCGTTCGATGCTTTTTTCTGTAAAAGTCAATTACTAAAAGACGCCATATCCTTATGAAAAAAATATTTAATCTCCTGTTTATTGGCCTTTTATGGCTCGTTTCTTCCTGCGAATCTATCGTCGCAGATCTTAATACTGACCCCAATAATCCTACCAACGCATCCACATCGCTGATGCTGACAGGCATTCAGCTTGCTAATATTACCATTCACGAAGGCCATACAGACCGTGTAGCAGGAATGTGGTCAGGTTATTTTACGGGTATTGCACGCCAATATCCTGATTTCAGCAATTACAATGTTAACGGTGCAACTTTTGACCAGATCTGGCAGAATATTTATGCAAGTGTTTTCAAAAATGGCAATGTACTGATTACCAAAGCGGAGCAAATTGATAACAAATTACTGATAGCGATTGTCAAAATAACCCAGGCGCACGCTTTACAAACCGCAGCTTCCTGTTGGGGTGATGTTCCTTACAGCCAGATCTCAGATATTGATCAGTTTCCTAATCCCGTTTTCGATCCCCAGGAAGAAGTATATGCAAGTGTACAGAAATTACTGGATGAAGCTATTGAAATGCTGGATTCCGGTATTGGCACTTCACCCGGCATAGCTGATATTCATTTTGGAGGCAATGCTGCGAAATGGAAGGAAGTTGCTTATACGCTGAAAGCCAGGGCTTATCTTGAAATGCATAATTATGATGCCGCTTACACAGCAGCCTCATCGGGAATTACTGTGTCAGCTAATAACCTGATGGCTCCGCATGGAATTGTTTTAAGCGGAAACCAAAATCTGATGTACGCTTTTTTAGCAGGTGGAAGAGCAGGTGACATGAGTAGTAAAGGTGCTTACATAACCACGCTGCTTAATCCGGCCGATGCTAATTATCGCGGTAATGCTAAAACAGATGAAAACGCCAGGTTCAATTATTATTTCGTGAACGTAACTGATCCTGACAACATTACACCCAATACATCCAGTACCGTATCAGCCTCCGGCATTTTTGCCCAGGCGGCTTCATTTCCGCTGATTACCTACGAAGAAAACATGCTGATTCTGGCAGAAGCCGGTTTTCGTTCAAAGGGATTTGACACAGGTCTTGAAAAGTTGAACAATTACCGTGTTTACCTGAACAAAGGCGGCTATATCAACGGTACCTACCTGACCAAAACCTATAAATATGAAGCATACGCAACCGCGGATTTTGCAACAGGAGGCATTGTAAATAAGGCCAACTTATCTGCATCGGACGCATTGTTAAAAGAAATCCTGGTGGAACGGTACGTTACCTTTTTCGGACAGAAACTCGGATTTTCAGACTTGCGCCGGACACGTGGTGAATCCGCCGGTGTTGTTATTCCGCCAAATAATGGCAGTGTACTTCCTGAAAGATTTATTTACAGCCAAAGCGAAGTCAATTCCAATACCAGTGCGCCAAATCCGGTCCCGGATATTTTCGTAAAAACGCCTGTCAATTCTTTATAAACTATTCCTAAACCTTTTTCAGGATTTTCATTTTTATTAAACACTTTTCATGAAAAAAATTCTTGTTCTGTTAATTTCCGTCATGGCGCTGCAAAGTTTTGCCCAAACCAGAAGTACAGGAAAATACTTTTCCACAAGGTCGGAAACCATTGCACGCAACGGGATGGCCGCAACCAGTCACCCGCTTGCAACGGAGGTAGCTTTGGATATTCTTAAAAAAGGTGGAAATGCCATTGATGCCGCCATTGCAGCAAATGCCGTGATGGGTTTGGTTGAACCAACAGGAAACGGAATCGGTGGAGATCTGTTTGCTATCATCTGGGACGCGAAAACAAAGAAGTTGTATGGACTGAATGCAAGCGGCCGTTCGCCAAAAAGCCTGAACATTGATTATTTCAAAGCGCAGAAAATGAATACCATTCCAATGCTCGGGCCTTTGCCTGTATCGGTTCCGGGCTGTGTGGATGGCTGGTTTACCATGCATCAGAAATTTGGCACAATACCAATGGATAAGCTCCTCGCTCCCGCTATCGGTTACGCCAAAGAAGGATTTCCGGTCACGGAAATTATTGCAAACCGCTGGGCGCGTGAAGTACCTCCGAGACTCAAATTCCCCAATTTTAAAGAAACTTTTACCTTCTGACGGCAAAGCGCCAAAAAAAGGCGAAATTTTCAAAAATCCAAATCTGGCCAATAGCCTGGAAAAAATTGCAAAAGGAGGACGGGATGCTTATTACAAAGGAGACATTGCGCGTACGATTGATTCTTTTATGAAAAAGAACGGTGGCTTTTTATCATATGAGGATCTGGCTGCTCATCACTCCGACTGGATAGAACCGGTTTCGACAAATTACAGAGGTTATGATGTGTGGGAACTACCGCCGAACGGACAAGGAATTGCGGTGCTTCAGATGCTGAACATTCTGGAAGGTTATGACCTGAAAAGTATGGGTTTTGGCAGTCCGCAGTACATGCATTTATTTGTAGAAGCGAAAAAGCTGGCTTACGCTGACAGAGCAAAGTTTTATGCTGATATGAATTTCAATAAAATTCCAGTTGACTGGCTGATCTCTAAAAAATACGCAGCAGAAAGAAGAAAACTGATCAATGAAAACAAAGCAGCTCTCACTGTTGATGCCGGAGAATTAAATCTGGGACATACCATTTATATGACCACTGCGGATAAAGACGGCAATATGGTTTCTCTGATCCAGAGCAATTACGGCGGAATGGGTTCAGGTATGGTACCCGACGGACTTGGTTTTGGATTACATAACCGCGGACAGATGTTTAATGTAAAAGACACCGCCCATTTTAATGCATTTGAACCAGGAAAACGGCCTTTCAGCACGATTATCCCCGGTTTTATTACAAAAGATGGACAACCTTTTATGACATTGGGATTGATGGGCGGAGCCATTCAGCCACAGGGACATGCCCAGATTATTATTAACATCCTGGATTTTGGCATGAATGTTCAGGAAGCAGGAGATGCTCCGCGTATGGATCACAGCGGATCAGCAGAACCAACCGGGTCAACAATGACGGACGGAGGCACCCTTTTCCTGGAGAGCGGATTCCCCTATGAAGTGACAAGATCACTGATCGGCAAGGGGCATGATGTGAGTTACGGACGTATGGATCAGTTCGGAGGATACCAGGGAATCATGTATGATTCCAAAAATAAAATATACTACGGAGCGTCAGAATCACGAAAGGATGGCTATGCAGGTGGCTATTAATTAGATATAATGTTTTGTTTTTATTACTTTTGAAGAAATTTCATCCTATTATTAAATTTTATAAAATTCCTAAAAATGAGCCAATCACTAAATCGCAGAAGTGCACTGAAAACAGGATTGCTAACCTTGGGAGGTTTGGCAGCTCTTCCACAGCTTAGCAAGGCAGCAAGTCGTATTCACAATGACGGCGCATTTGCTGATGCACCTTTGTCTCTTGATACTGAACTAAGGATTTTCCGCAGCCCGATGGTGCGTGAACATTATCTTGATGCAGCACTTGACAAAGCGAAAATTACCGTTAAGATCAGTTCTAACGAAAATCCTTACGGACCACCAATGTCAGCTCAGACTGCAATAGCGGAATCAGCTAAAAGAGGTAACCGGTATGCATGGCAGGAAATGAATGACCTGGTTGGCAAAATCGCTAAGAAAGAAGGTGTTACACCAGATCATATCATGATGGGGCCAGGTTCTTCTGATTTACTTGAAAAAGTGGCAATCGTTGAATTCATGAAAGGTGGAAATATCGTTTCGGCTGATCCATGTTATATGTCATTGATCAATGTTGCAAAATCTGTTGGGGCAACCTGGAAAGCAGTTCCTTGCAAAGCAGACTGGTCACACGACCTGAAAGCAATGGAAGCGGCTATCGACAAAGACACTAAACTGGTTTATATCTGTAATCCTAACAACCCGGTTGGAAGTATTACTTCTGGTAAGGAATTGCTTGATTTCTGTTCACGCGTTTCTGAAAAAGTGCCTATTTTCGTTGATGAAGCTTATTTAGAACTTGCTATCGGAGCAGATACTCAGAGTATGGTTTCATTGCTTGGACAAAACAAAAACGTAATTATTGCTCGTACTTTCTCTAAAATAATGGGAATGGCTGGTATCAGAGTTGGTTATCTGGCCGCTCAGCCTGCTTATCTTGATAAGATCCAGAAAATTACTCGTGGTGGTATGGGTGTATCATATACTTCTATCTTCGCAGCTTCTGCAAGTATGGACGATATGGCGTTCCAGGACATGAGCAGAGCAAAAAATGCTGAAACCAAAGCTTATCTGTGTGGAAATCTTGACAAAATGGGATACAAATACATTCCGTCTTTCACCAATTTCGTGATTTTCCCAATTAATATTCCTGGTAAAGAAATGCTTACTAAAATGTCGGCAAAAGGAATTGCAGTAAAAGCATTTGATATTCAGAACAAACCATGGTGCCGTGTAAGTCTTGGTACAATGGATGAAATGAAACAATTTGTAGGAGCTTTGCAGGAATTGAGCTAATTCCAAAAAAGTCAACCCCTGAAATTGTCCCGAATAAACCGGGATATTAAAAAGAAATGGTCGTGTCGATGGCATCAGTATATGCCTCAGGCATGACCATTTTTGTAGCCATAGTTTTCAATCTATGGAAATGATGAAAACAGTATCAGGAAAAACCAATGCTGATCTGTTCCAGGTCCAGTTCAAATTCCTTCCGGCGAATTAGCTCGTCGCTGTAAATATTCCGGCTCCTCAGCTTACTCAATTCTTCCCGGCGGACAGCAATAATTTCCCGTTTCATTTGATGGTACTTTTCAAGTGTAAGTGGTGAACCCGGCTTATCAGGATCATTAACTGAATCTCTCACGCGTACTTTTGCCAGTCTTTCATACTTTTCGCGCTGTCGGACAAAAGGTGCACATCCCAATGCTTCTTCACCATAATTGTCCATAATACGGCCCAGCGCTATTCCAGCAAGATGAGTTACCAGTTCTGAATTTTCTATCTCTTCTTTTGCCGGAACCATAATACCTAATCGCCGGATCAGGTAAGGCAAACTCAATCCCTGGAAAACAAGTGTAAAAATTATTACTGTAAAAGCTTCAAACAGAATAAGCGAACGAAACGGAAAAGTAGTCCCATCAGCAAGCAATAACGGAATGGTTAGTGCAGAAGCCAGTGTCACAATACCACGCATACCACACCAACCCATCAGAAACACGGATTGCCAGCCTGGATATGGATCGTTTTTACGTAATTTCTTATCGAAAAATCTTGGTAAATACGTAGCAGGAAATATCCACAGCATGCGGATCAGCATCACAACTACGCTGATTGCAAAACCAAGCAAAATTGCTTTCGGAAGGGAAATGTCACCAAGTTTTTCTACAATGAGCGGAAGCTGCAAGCCAACGACAATAAAAACCACTCCGTTTAAAACAAAAACCAATGTTTCCCACACACCCAGCATTTGCAAACGTGCCTGTGATGTAAGGGTTTTGGAAGAATGATAAGACAAGAAAAAACCTCCGCTAACAACAGCAAGTACACCGGAGGCTTCCAGTTTTTCGGCTGTAAGGTACATCAGGTACGGACTGGCGACTGAAACGACGGTATCAATACTTGCATTGGTAGGTAAAAACCGGTGAACCAGATACAAAATGGCAGCAATTCCACAACCAATTCCAATTCCTGAAAGGCTGGCAAAAATAAATTCCGTGCTTGCCTCACCAAGTGAAAACTGCCCCGACACGACAGCCGCAACAGCAAACCGGTAAAGGATTAAACTCGCTGCATCATTTACCAGGCTTTCTCCTTCAAGGATTGTAACAATTCGTTTAGGAATTTTCAATTGCTGTAAAACCGACGTAGCAGCCAGTGCATCCGGTGGAGCAACAATACTTCCCAATAAAAAACCCAGTGCAAGCGAAAAATTAGGAATCAAAAAATGAGTTAGTAACCCAATTCCGCCAGCCGTGACAACTACCAATCCAAAGCCGTGTAAACTGATAGGACGCCGGTTCGCCCAGAAATCTTTCCAACAGGTATTCCATGCAGCCCTGTAAAGTAGTGGAGGCAATATTACTATGAAGAGTAATTCTGGTTCGAGGCGTAAGGCTGGCACACCTGGTATAAGGCTGATGAGCGAGCCGGCAATAACGAGGAATATAGCCGAGGATATACCCAGTTTGTTACTGACCATGATCAGGATAAGAACGACTAACAATAACCCAATGGCAAGAATCAAATGATTTTCTATCATAATATTTTAAAGTACGCTGCAGCTAAAACTGTTTAGGAATGAATACGTACTTGTGAATGAATCTGTGGGGTTGGGTGGGTTATTTAACAACTTTTAACGATAGACTTCAACGAACCGATGGAATAAACACCGGAATAAATTAGGAACCACCGGAGTAAATTCCGGCACTACAAGATTGATCATGCCTATGGCGCTATTGGACAGAGTTTGGACAGAGTGCCTTAGGCATGATCAATCTTCTAGCCATAGGTTTCAACCTATGGAATTAATGGTCATATTCAAATTAATAATCGTATTCAATGATATTTGGTACATTTGTTTTAACAATAGAAATCAATAAAAGTCAACCCCTTTAATACACAATACTATGAATTGGCAGGATTTACGAAAAAGTGGAAATGTTGAAGATCGTCGCGGCATGTCCGGCGGCGGAAAAGTTGCCCTTGGTGGTATCGGTACTATTATTGTGGTAGTTATCGGACTTTTAACCAATCAAAGTCCGTCAGAAATTTTAGACAATATACAGGGCAGCCAGCAAACGGAACAGACACAAACACAAACACGCCCGGCCGGCCCTCGCCCTGATGATAAAACTGCCGAATTTGTATCTAAGGTATTGGGTAGTACCGAGGACGTTTGGGCTGATATCTATAAGGCTAACGATGCGCAATACCAGAACCCAAAATTACAGATATTTGAAAATTCGTCACAAAGCGCGTGTGGCGGTGCTTCTTCTGCCATGGGGCCCTTTTACTGCCCTGCGGATCAAAAAGTTTATATAGACCTTTCATTCTGTGACGAATTGAGAGATCGTTTTAAAGCACCCGGAGAATTTGCAGTTGCGTATGTAGTAGCGCATGAAGTGGGCCATCATGTTCAGAATCTGATGGGGATTTCAGATCAGGTTCAGCAGCAGCGCCAGCAACTTAGCGATGCCGAATACAACAAGCTTTCTGTAAAACTGGAATTACAAGCTGATTTTTTGGCAGGTGTATGGGCAAATCATGCACAAAAAATGGATAATATCCTGGAACCTGGTGATCTGGAAGCTGCATTAACAGCTGCTAATGCAATCGGTGATGATAAACTACAAAAAGAGTCACAAGGTTATATTGTTCCGGATGCTTTTACGCATGGTTCTTCCCAACAAAGAATGTACTGGTTTAAGAAAGGCTTTGAAACAGGTGATATTAGCCAGGGAAAATTCCAGGATATCAGGTAGTTTTTTCATTGCCTTATGAAATTACACATATCAGTTTTTCTTGTTTGGTTTAGTTTGTACTGTCCGGTAACCAATGCTCAAAATAGAAGCATGGTT from Dyadobacter sp. NIV53 carries:
- a CDS encoding SusC/RagA family TonB-linked outer membrane protein, whose amino-acid sequence is MTTLLRWRGMICLALLFEGIFVSVLGQNLNFVKLESKGNATTGGYSSEIVQPKALTDVLRELEKNYDVHFAYQKKLLANKRIPLSLGKCSDIETCLKELLTPLNLSFEKFENTYVIKEKVKELSGAVIKETVVKEEKSIVITVTGKVISKDDGISLPGVNVIVKGTTTGTSTDTDGKYSIVVPSSESILVFSFLGFITQEVPVSDKSIWDIGLITDTKQLNEVVVTALGFKEIADRMASTTSKVTGESISKSGEANIISSLAGKASGVQISSQGSDPGAGAFIQIRGQSTITGNTQPLIVIDGIPISNSTVGTGEGGVVQQSRLNDINPNDIASVQILKGASAAALWGSRAANGVMIITTKQGKESNKINISYSSSLSIDKVNAFHPFQNTYGQGSGGKYSPTHANSWGDRIADRTGGADEVNTTGQFFEAQDGTKYYPVIKKNSKETFTDQNYNKVFGKGYFWDNSINLSGGNNKSTYFFSMGNLKQQGVLKGNSEYRRTTLKLNVSRTFNDYIKITNNAGFTNSASNRIQRGNNTAGAMLGLLRNPPDFDISDYKGNYYGSATASPILDRQRSYRLYLGSGVNPVFSNPLWALYEQTNTSKVNRFINSFEMTIKPMVDWFDLTTRVGIDHYTDQRLSYFPVNDTPGNGNGSFTESLITENELNLDIIGRATHKFNDDFSGTLIGGFNINDRQYFNIGGSLTNFLIADAPVSFTNSTAANRTPTNDRSHIRVARVYSTANLAAYESVFLNASIAGESASSFGALSDKTFFYPSADLAWQFSKISGLQNWDFLSFGKLRGSYGVVGVQPLPYRSNTTYEATTLSNSPWGDNLTGANYGNGAFLMNTELGDPRLKPERKSEYEIGADMRFFNNKLNVNFTYYHNKISDMLIPVTLAPSVGYASTYTNAATMENKGLEFDLNYSIIKKGDWNVSVNANFNKNKNTVTNLAGTESLYLTGREDRADMRAVEGQQAGVFWGGKFERTSTGSLSLDENMFPMASTTLGVIGDPNPDWRGGFGTSVGYKGFTLDLLFETFQGGDFASLTKGVMYTFGTHADVGKDVTLTQDLVNYAGKTFTAGSTVRGNIHDFGGGPVLLDEAYYTTLGSGLGSVAEQFIEDGSWTRLRQATLGYTLRSESFRKKTGLQSLEFSMTGRNLFLWTKLVGIDPDTNFTGNYYGRGYDYFNNPGNRSMLFSVKVNY
- a CDS encoding SusD/RagB family nutrient-binding outer membrane lipoprotein, translating into MKKIFNLLFIGLLWLVSSCESIVADLNTDPNNPTNASTSLMLTGIQLANITIHEGHTDRVAGMWSGYFTGIARQYPDFSNYNVNGATFDQIWQNIYASVFKNGNVLITKAEQIDNKLLIAIVKITQAHALQTAASCWGDVPYSQISDIDQFPNPVFDPQEEVYASVQKLLDEAIEMLDSGIGTSPGIADIHFGGNAAKWKEVAYTLKARAYLEMHNYDAAYTAASSGITVSANNLMAPHGIVLSGNQNLMYAFLAGGRAGDMSSKGAYITTLLNPADANYRGNAKTDENARFNYYFVNVTDPDNITPNTSSTVSASGIFAQAASFPLITYEENMLILAEAGFRSKGFDTGLEKLNNYRVYLNKGGYINGTYLTKTYKYEAYATADFATGGIVNKANLSASDALLKEILVERYVTFFGQKLGFSDLRRTRGESAGVVIPPNNGSVLPERFIYSQSEVNSNTSAPNPVPDIFVKTPVNSL
- a CDS encoding histidinol-phosphate transaminase; translation: MSQSLNRRSALKTGLLTLGGLAALPQLSKAASRIHNDGAFADAPLSLDTELRIFRSPMVREHYLDAALDKAKITVKISSNENPYGPPMSAQTAIAESAKRGNRYAWQEMNDLVGKIAKKEGVTPDHIMMGPGSSDLLEKVAIVEFMKGGNIVSADPCYMSLINVAKSVGATWKAVPCKADWSHDLKAMEAAIDKDTKLVYICNPNNPVGSITSGKELLDFCSRVSEKVPIFVDEAYLELAIGADTQSMVSLLGQNKNVIIARTFSKIMGMAGIRVGYLAAQPAYLDKIQKITRGGMGVSYTSIFAASASMDDMAFQDMSRAKNAETKAYLCGNLDKMGYKYIPSFTNFVIFPINIPGKEMLTKMSAKGIAVKAFDIQNKPWCRVSLGTMDEMKQFVGALQELS
- a CDS encoding Na+/H+ antiporter, encoding MIENHLILAIGLLLVVLILIMVSNKLGISSAIFLVIAGSLISLIPGVPALRLEPELLFIVILPPLLYRAAWNTCWKDFWANRRPISLHGFGLVVVTAGGIGLLTHFLIPNFSLALGFLLGSIVAPPDALAATSVLQQLKIPKRIVTILEGESLVNDAASLILYRFAVAAVVSGQFSLGEASTEFIFASLSGIGIGCGIAAILYLVHRFLPTNASIDTVVSVASPYLMYLTAEKLEASGVLAVVSGGFFLSYHSSKTLTSQARLQMLGVWETLVFVLNGVVFIVVGLQLPLIVEKLGDISLPKAILLGFAISVVVMLIRMLWIFPATYLPRFFDKKLRKNDPYPGWQSVFLMGWCGMRGIVTLASALTIPLLLADGTTFPFRSLILFEAFTVIIFTLVFQGLSLPYLIRRLGIMVPAKEEIENSELVTHLAGIALGRIMDNYGEEALGCAPFVRQREKYERLAKVRVRDSVNDPDKPGSPLTLEKYHQMKREIIAVRREELSKLRSRNIYSDELIRRKEFELDLEQISIGFS
- a CDS encoding neutral zinc metallopeptidase, encoding MNWQDLRKSGNVEDRRGMSGGGKVALGGIGTIIVVVIGLLTNQSPSEILDNIQGSQQTEQTQTQTRPAGPRPDDKTAEFVSKVLGSTEDVWADIYKANDAQYQNPKLQIFENSSQSACGGASSAMGPFYCPADQKVYIDLSFCDELRDRFKAPGEFAVAYVVAHEVGHHVQNLMGISDQVQQQRQQLSDAEYNKLSVKLELQADFLAGVWANHAQKMDNILEPGDLEAALTAANAIGDDKLQKESQGYIVPDAFTHGSSQQRMYWFKKGFETGDISQGKFQDIR